One stretch of Eggerthella lenta DSM 2243 DNA includes these proteins:
- a CDS encoding GGDEF domain-containing protein, translating to MGYTDSEGLLTKNDDGTYEGYTYDYLMRIAQFTGWSFEFVEAEGDNANERALRLLEMLDNGEVDIEGSMSYSAALAETYEYPENSYGSAHTALFAPNIHAAVSKTDLFTRSELRVAILATAKKRRAELEYYCDQNDIRLTTVECSSSQEMRDRTNAGEADAFLDIDVNAQDGFHIIASFAERPFFFAAPKGDREIIDEIDATIEHINEGNPQLQNNLYKKYFLTSENNFELTHEEMQYVSHYRTLRVGVASEKAPLQSFDAKTGEFKGVTNDILQYLSKHAGFSFEVVKIPYQLDSQQTASDFNVDIIAGVSDDGHTSIDNGIALSAPYMTTSMLLVYSKFIDPDQLEGKTIALPWDQAYSAPDNAPVQVYGTIEECFQAVNEGEADYTYATSYTTPYYLNIDELNNLLYLPTSTKTLDVCFGLVQPVDPQLLVVINKSLRDLSPTELDSIVYDNSLIPQEEQINLFIRDHVLEFALVCISILVLIIVLLALYLRSRMHAARAVREENLRFQELYRLANEQFFEYSIKSDTLRISKSKSLLSSSYVDDATSMDDGSSYVSYENARQLIKHSANPELLDAFTSPSNAVTEVLCHEEANPDKDRKWIRITSHFVEDDTGKPISVIGKITNIDDEMREKMDLSERAHHDGLTGLLNWQTFQETAGELLSNGNAGAVLVVDTDDFKGVNDTYGHLAGDRALQQTAAALAAAFRPQDLIGRLGGDEFAICVNGRIDDERLAIACAGIVKRGVTFTDQYGTEHEVTLSIGGVELHGKIASYQSAYRQADKALYRAKAAGKNRFVIGSYQAE from the coding sequence GTGGGTTACACCGACAGCGAAGGCCTGCTCACAAAAAACGATGACGGCACCTATGAAGGTTACACCTACGACTACCTCATGCGCATCGCCCAGTTCACCGGCTGGTCGTTCGAGTTCGTGGAAGCCGAGGGCGACAATGCAAACGAACGCGCTTTGCGGCTTTTAGAGATGCTGGACAACGGCGAGGTGGACATCGAGGGAAGCATGTCGTACAGCGCCGCCCTTGCCGAAACCTACGAATACCCCGAAAACAGCTACGGCTCGGCCCACACGGCCCTGTTCGCCCCGAACATACATGCCGCCGTCTCGAAAACCGATCTGTTCACCCGCAGCGAGCTGCGCGTGGCCATCCTCGCCACCGCGAAGAAACGCCGCGCGGAGCTCGAGTACTACTGCGATCAGAACGACATACGACTAACCACCGTAGAATGCTCCTCCTCACAAGAGATGCGGGACAGGACCAATGCGGGCGAGGCGGACGCGTTTCTCGATATCGACGTCAACGCGCAAGACGGCTTCCATATTATCGCGTCGTTCGCCGAGCGTCCCTTCTTCTTCGCCGCCCCTAAAGGCGATCGCGAGATAATCGACGAGATCGACGCCACTATCGAGCATATCAACGAGGGCAACCCCCAACTCCAGAACAACCTCTACAAAAAGTACTTCCTAACCTCTGAGAATAACTTCGAACTAACCCACGAGGAAATGCAGTACGTCAGCCATTACCGAACGCTGCGCGTGGGCGTGGCGTCGGAGAAGGCGCCACTCCAGTCGTTCGACGCCAAAACAGGCGAGTTCAAAGGCGTGACGAACGACATCCTGCAGTATCTCTCGAAGCATGCGGGCTTCTCGTTCGAAGTGGTGAAGATCCCGTATCAACTCGATTCTCAACAGACCGCGAGTGATTTTAACGTAGACATCATCGCGGGCGTGAGCGACGACGGACATACCTCGATCGACAACGGCATCGCGCTGTCGGCTCCCTACATGACCACCTCGATGTTGCTGGTATACAGCAAGTTCATCGACCCCGACCAGCTAGAAGGCAAAACCATCGCACTGCCGTGGGATCAAGCCTACTCCGCTCCGGACAACGCGCCGGTGCAGGTGTACGGCACCATTGAGGAATGCTTTCAGGCAGTGAACGAGGGCGAGGCCGACTACACGTACGCGACATCGTACACTACTCCGTACTACCTCAACATCGACGAGTTAAACAACTTGCTGTATCTGCCCACCTCTACGAAAACCTTGGACGTCTGCTTCGGCTTGGTGCAGCCAGTTGATCCGCAGTTATTGGTCGTCATCAACAAATCGCTGCGCGATCTTAGCCCCACCGAGCTCGACTCCATCGTCTACGACAACTCATTGATTCCCCAGGAAGAGCAGATCAACCTGTTCATCAGGGACCACGTACTCGAGTTTGCACTTGTCTGCATTTCCATCCTGGTGCTCATCATCGTTCTGCTTGCGCTGTACCTGCGCTCCCGCATGCATGCGGCGCGCGCCGTACGCGAAGAGAATTTGCGCTTTCAAGAGCTGTACCGCCTGGCAAACGAGCAGTTCTTCGAGTATTCCATAAAATCGGACACCCTGCGCATTTCGAAGTCGAAATCGCTTCTTTCCAGCTCCTACGTTGACGATGCCACGAGCATGGACGACGGATCCTCCTACGTCTCGTACGAGAACGCACGCCAGCTCATCAAGCACAGTGCGAACCCCGAGCTGCTGGATGCGTTCACCTCGCCGTCGAACGCCGTGACCGAGGTGCTGTGCCACGAGGAAGCGAATCCCGACAAGGATAGGAAGTGGATACGCATCACTTCCCATTTCGTGGAGGACGATACGGGCAAACCCATCTCGGTAATCGGGAAAATCACTAACATCGACGATGAGATGCGCGAGAAGATGGACTTGTCCGAACGCGCCCACCACGACGGCCTCACCGGATTGCTGAACTGGCAGACGTTCCAAGAAACGGCGGGGGAGCTGCTGTCAAACGGCAACGCCGGAGCCGTGCTGGTGGTGGACACCGACGACTTCAAGGGCGTGAACGATACGTACGGCCACCTTGCCGGCGATCGAGCGCTGCAACAGACGGCCGCGGCGCTGGCGGCCGCGTTCAGGCCGCAAGACCTGATCGGACGCCTGGGCGGCGACGAGTTCGCCATCTGCGTAAACGGACGCATCGACGATGAGCGTTTGGCCATCGCTTGCGCCGGCATCGTAAAACGCGGCGTGACGTTCACCGACCAGTACGGCACCGAACACGAAGTGACGCTCAGCATCGGCGGCGTAGAGCTGCACGGTAAAATCGCCTCGTACCAGAGCGCCTATCGCCAAGCCGACAAAGCTCTCTACCGTGCGAAAGCCGCCGGCAAGAACCGCTTCGTCATCGGTAGCTACCAAGCGGAATAG